The sequence ATTCTCTTATCAAATCTGGTCTTACATTCATGACCCCAACCAAAACTACTGATGTAATAATTGCTTCACCGATACCTATTAAAGCATGAACTCCAGCCATTGCTGGTAATGCTACATTTAGTGGGCTAGTTCCTGAAATAGACAACTCTAA comes from Actinomycetota bacterium and encodes:
- a CDS encoding energy-coupling factor ABC transporter permease, whose product is LELSISGTSPLNVALPAMAGVHALIGIGEAIITSVVLVGVMNVRPDLIREYQKYEESGSYGINNLRNQQSKETF